A genomic segment from Paramixta manurensis encodes:
- the yajL gene encoding protein deglycase YajL, producing the protein MSANASVLVCLAHGTEETEAVTTIDLLVRGGIAVTTASVSESGEREVVCSRGVRLLADTALIEVADNDFAAIVLPGGLQGAKAFRDSPLLVETVRQFHLSGRIVAAICAAAGTVLVPHDLFPVGNMTGFPGLKETIPAEKWVEKRVVWDPRVNLLTSQGPGTAIDFALKLVDLLCGKQKAGEVASQLVLAAGIYDYRDTSPLTA; encoded by the coding sequence ATGAGCGCGAACGCATCGGTGTTGGTTTGCCTGGCACATGGCACTGAAGAGACCGAAGCAGTCACCACCATTGATCTGCTGGTACGCGGCGGTATAGCGGTCACCACCGCCAGCGTTAGTGAGAGTGGCGAACGCGAAGTGGTGTGTTCGCGTGGCGTGCGGCTGCTGGCGGATACCGCGTTGATCGAGGTGGCGGATAATGACTTTGCCGCGATCGTTCTACCCGGCGGATTGCAGGGCGCAAAAGCCTTTCGCGATAGCCCTTTACTGGTCGAAACCGTGCGTCAATTCCACTTGTCCGGACGCATTGTTGCCGCCATCTGCGCGGCAGCCGGTACCGTATTGGTGCCGCATGATTTATTTCCGGTCGGCAATATGACCGGTTTTCCGGGCCTAAAAGAGACCATCCCGGCGGAGAAGTGGGTAGAAAAGCGAGTGGTGTGGGATCCGCGTGTGAACTTGCTCACCAGCCAAGGGCCTGGCACCGCCATTGATTTTGCCCTTAAGCTGGTTGATTTGTTATGCGGGAAACAGAAAGCCGGTGAGGTCGCGTCGCAACTGGTCCTGGCGGCCGGTATTTACGACTATCGGGACACCTCTCCCCTTACCGCTTAA
- the panE gene encoding 2-dehydropantoate 2-reductase has translation MKITVLGCGALGQIWLSALDDQGHEVQGWLRVPQPWCSVNVVGVDGETVNKMFIANDPLFLAESELLLVTLKAWQVSEAVKNLQALLPEHCPILLLHNGMGTLDELKGVKQPLLQGITTHAAKRDGTVIVHVANGITHIGPGTPDSAALSSLAETLHHALPDVAWHDHLASASWQKLAVNCVINPLTVEHDCRNGDLLEHRSQISVLCEEIALVMEREGQHTSFDSVMNYVLAVIESTAENSSSMRQDIHAQRRTEIEYITGYLLRRARAQGIVTPENSRLYELVKRKEQNYERERIGVGLPGTWH, from the coding sequence ATGAAAATTACTGTTTTGGGCTGTGGAGCCCTTGGGCAGATTTGGTTATCCGCCCTTGATGACCAGGGACATGAAGTACAAGGCTGGCTGCGCGTACCGCAACCTTGGTGTTCGGTCAATGTGGTCGGCGTTGACGGAGAAACGGTCAACAAAATGTTTATCGCTAACGACCCGCTGTTCTTGGCTGAAAGCGAGTTGTTACTGGTGACGCTGAAAGCCTGGCAAGTCTCGGAGGCGGTGAAAAATTTACAGGCCCTGCTCCCTGAACATTGTCCAATTTTACTGCTACACAACGGAATGGGTACGCTGGATGAGCTAAAAGGTGTGAAACAACCGTTATTGCAGGGGATCACTACCCATGCGGCAAAACGGGACGGCACAGTCATCGTGCATGTGGCGAATGGCATTACCCACATCGGCCCCGGCACGCCGGATAGCGCCGCATTAAGCAGCCTGGCCGAAACGCTCCATCACGCACTACCGGATGTTGCCTGGCATGACCATTTGGCCTCAGCCAGTTGGCAAAAACTGGCGGTTAATTGCGTCATCAATCCGCTGACGGTAGAACATGATTGCCGTAACGGCGATCTGCTGGAACACAGGTCGCAAATTAGCGTGCTGTGCGAAGAAATCGCGCTGGTGATGGAGCGAGAAGGTCAGCATACCTCGTTCGATAGCGTGATGAATTATGTGCTGGCCGTGATAGAAAGTACGGCGGAAAATAGCTCATCAATGCGGCAAGACATCCATGCGCAGCGGCGCACCGAAATAGAATATATTACCGGCTACTTACTGCGCCGGGCGCGGGCTCAGGGCATTGTTACGCCGGAAAATAGCCGTCTTTACGAGTTAGTTAAACGAAAGGAGCAGAATTATGAGCGCGAACGCATCGGTGTTGGTTTGCCTGGCACATGGCACTGA
- a CDS encoding YajQ family cyclic di-GMP-binding protein produces MPSFDIVSEIDMQEVRNAVENANRELSTRFDFRNVTASFELNEKNETIKVSSESDFQVKQLVDILREKLLKRGIEGAALDIPEEIEHSGKTWSVDAKMKKGIETDVAKKLVKLIKESKLKVQSQIQGDEVRVTGKSRDDLQSAMALVRKGDLGQPFQFKNFRD; encoded by the coding sequence ATGCCATCTTTCGATATTGTTTCAGAAATCGACATGCAGGAAGTGCGTAATGCGGTGGAAAATGCCAACCGCGAGCTTTCAACCCGCTTCGATTTTCGTAACGTTACTGCCAGCTTTGAGTTGAATGAGAAAAACGAAACCATCAAAGTTAGCAGCGAGTCCGATTTTCAGGTTAAGCAGTTAGTGGATATTTTGCGCGAGAAGCTGCTCAAACGGGGTATTGAAGGCGCGGCGCTGGATATTCCGGAAGAAATTGAGCACAGCGGGAAAACCTGGAGCGTGGATGCCAAAATGAAAAAAGGGATTGAAACCGATGTAGCGAAAAAGCTGGTGAAGCTGATTAAAGAGAGCAAGCTGAAAGTACAGTCACAAATTCAGGGCGATGAGGTGCGCGTAACCGGTAAATCCCGCGACGATCTGCAAAGCGCGATGGCGCTGGTGCGCAAGGGCGATCTGGGCCAACCCTTCCAGTTTAAAAACTTCCGCGACTAA
- a CDS encoding MFS transporter gives MNDNKMTPVELRATWGLGTVFSLRMLGMFMVLPVLTTYGMALQGASEALIGLAIGIYGMAQAVFQIPFGLLSDRVGRKPLIVGGLLVFVLGSVIAASTTSIWGVILGRALQGSGAIAAAVMALLSDLTREQNRTKAMAFIGISFGITFAIAMVLGPIITHALGLHALFWMIALLASGGIIITLLVVPAAPHHVLNRESGIVKGSIRQVLANTRLLKLNFGILCLHILLMSSFVALPGQFEQAGFPPNQHWKVYLVTMLIAFGGVVPFIIYAEVKRRMKRVFVGCVGLLLVAEIVLWGAGNHFWTLVCGVQLFFLAFNLMEAILPSLVSKESPAGYKGTAMGLYSTSQFIGVAIGGSLGGWLLGSFDAQTVFLAGTLLAAIWLLVSSTMQEPPYVSSLRIVLDEAALNEPDLEQRLKAQAGVTSVFIVREEKSAYVKIDSKVTNRVELEALIASA, from the coding sequence ATGAACGATAACAAAATGACCCCGGTTGAGCTTCGGGCAACATGGGGGCTGGGCACGGTATTTTCTCTGCGCATGCTGGGAATGTTTATGGTGTTGCCGGTATTGACCACTTACGGCATGGCGTTACAGGGCGCAAGTGAAGCATTGATTGGGCTGGCGATTGGGATTTACGGCATGGCGCAGGCGGTGTTTCAAATCCCTTTCGGCCTACTTTCCGATCGCGTTGGTCGTAAGCCGTTAATTGTCGGCGGCCTGCTGGTGTTTGTATTAGGCAGCGTCATCGCCGCCAGTACCACTTCAATCTGGGGGGTGATACTGGGCCGGGCATTACAGGGCTCCGGCGCCATTGCCGCAGCGGTGATGGCCTTGCTTTCCGATTTAACCCGTGAACAGAATCGCACCAAGGCCATGGCGTTTATTGGCATCAGTTTCGGTATCACCTTTGCCATCGCGATGGTGCTAGGGCCGATTATTACTCATGCGCTGGGCCTGCATGCGCTATTTTGGATGATTGCGCTCCTCGCCAGCGGCGGGATTATCATTACACTATTGGTCGTGCCTGCCGCGCCGCATCACGTACTAAACCGCGAGTCCGGCATCGTTAAGGGCAGTATCCGGCAGGTGTTAGCAAACACTCGCCTGTTAAAACTGAACTTCGGTATCCTCTGCCTGCACATCTTACTGATGTCGAGCTTTGTAGCATTGCCCGGACAATTTGAACAAGCCGGCTTTCCCCCCAACCAGCACTGGAAAGTGTATTTGGTTACGATGTTGATTGCGTTCGGCGGCGTGGTGCCCTTCATTATTTATGCCGAAGTTAAACGCCGGATGAAGCGTGTATTTGTCGGTTGCGTCGGTCTGTTATTGGTGGCGGAAATTGTGCTGTGGGGAGCAGGTAATCATTTCTGGACCTTGGTGTGCGGAGTTCAGCTTTTTTTCCTTGCCTTTAATCTGATGGAGGCCATCCTGCCTTCTCTGGTGAGTAAAGAATCACCCGCTGGCTATAAAGGCACCGCGATGGGGCTCTATTCCACCAGCCAATTTATTGGCGTCGCGATAGGCGGCAGCCTCGGCGGCTGGCTACTCGGCTCGTTTGATGCACAGACGGTTTTTCTGGCCGGCACTCTTCTTGCGGCAATTTGGTTACTGGTTAGCAGCACCATGCAGGAACCGCCCTATGTCAGCAGCTTACGTATTGTGCTCGACGAAGCCGCGCTCAATGAGCCGGATTTAGAGCAGCGCCTGAAAGCGCAAGCTGGCGTGACTTCGGTGTTTATCGTGCGCGAGGAAAAGAGCGCCTATGTAAAAATCGACAGCAAAGTCACTAATCGCGTTGAATTAGAAGCGTTGATTGCGTCAGCTTGA
- the cyoE gene encoding heme o synthase, whose translation MIKQYLQVTKPGIIFGNLISVIGGFLLASKGSIDYPLFLTTLVGVSLVVASGCAFNNVIDRDIDKKMERTRNRVLVKGLISAKVTLVYATILGIAGFALLYLGANPLAMWLAVMGFVVYVGVYSLYMKRNSVYGTLIGSLSGAAPPVIGYCAVTNQFDAGALILLAIFSLWQMPHSYAIAIFRFKDYQAANIPVLPVVKGISVAKNHITLYILAFMIATLMLTLSGYAGYKYLVVAAAVSVWWLGMALSGYKTSNDRVWARKLFVFSIVAITSLSVMMSVDFMTPATKDLLTYVW comes from the coding sequence ATGATTAAGCAATACCTACAAGTAACCAAACCAGGAATTATTTTCGGCAATTTAATTTCTGTCATTGGGGGATTTTTACTGGCTTCCAAAGGCAGTATTGATTACCCCCTGTTTCTCACCACCTTGGTCGGTGTCTCATTGGTGGTTGCGTCAGGTTGTGCATTTAACAACGTGATTGACCGTGACATTGACAAAAAAATGGAGAGAACCAGGAATCGAGTGCTGGTTAAAGGCCTCATCTCTGCGAAAGTAACCCTGGTTTATGCAACCATCCTGGGTATTGCTGGCTTTGCGTTACTCTATCTTGGCGCTAATCCGCTAGCCATGTGGCTAGCGGTGATGGGCTTTGTGGTTTACGTTGGCGTTTATAGCCTGTATATGAAGCGTAACTCGGTATACGGCACGCTGATCGGTAGCCTTTCCGGCGCCGCGCCGCCGGTTATCGGTTACTGCGCGGTCACCAATCAATTTGATGCCGGTGCCTTGATCCTGCTGGCGATCTTTAGCCTGTGGCAGATGCCGCACTCCTATGCGATTGCCATCTTCCGCTTTAAAGATTATCAAGCGGCCAATATTCCGGTTCTACCGGTGGTAAAAGGGATTTCGGTGGCGAAGAACCATATTACGCTCTATATCCTGGCGTTTATGATTGCCACGTTAATGCTGACGCTGAGCGGTTATGCTGGCTATAAATATCTGGTGGTTGCTGCGGCGGTAAGCGTGTGGTGGCTTGGAATGGCTTTGTCCGGTTACAAAACCTCAAACGATCGCGTTTGGGCGCGTAAACTGTTCGTGTTTTCCATTGTCGCCATCACCTCGCTTAGTGTGATGATGTCGGTGGATTTCATGACCCCGGCCACCAAAGATTTACTGACCTACGTTTGGTAA
- a CDS encoding cytochrome o ubiquinol oxidase subunit IV yields MSHSVNEHGASHGSVKSYMIGFILSIILTAIPFWMVMEGSASKGAILGVVLVCAIVQVLVHLVYFLHLNTSSEERWNLVAIVFAAIVILIVVVGSLWIMWNLNYNMMAH; encoded by the coding sequence ATGAGTCATTCCGTTAACGAACATGGTGCATCACACGGTAGCGTGAAGTCTTATATGATAGGTTTTATCCTGTCTATCATTCTGACCGCCATTCCGTTCTGGATGGTAATGGAAGGTAGCGCGTCTAAAGGCGCTATCTTAGGCGTGGTCTTGGTTTGTGCGATTGTCCAGGTGCTGGTGCACCTGGTGTACTTCCTGCACTTGAATACCTCCTCCGAGGAACGCTGGAACCTGGTGGCGATAGTCTTTGCGGCTATTGTTATCCTGATCGTTGTTGTTGGCTCGCTATGGATCATGTGGAACCTCAACTACAATATGATGGCCCACTAA
- a CDS encoding cytochrome o ubiquinol oxidase subunit III: MSTETLTKHHDAHAEHGHHDAGANKVFGFWIYLMSDCIIFATLFATYAVMMNSTAGGPAGKDIFELPFVLGETALLLFSSITYGMAVIAMNHGNKGAVNGWLILTFLFGLGFIGMEIYEFHHLIMEGYGPNRSGFLSGFFTLVGTHGLHVTSGLIWMLVLMYQVATRGLTSTNRTRIMCLSMFWHFLDVVWICVFTVVYLLGAMS; encoded by the coding sequence ATGTCGACTGAAACTCTGACTAAACACCACGACGCCCATGCTGAGCATGGGCATCACGATGCGGGAGCCAATAAGGTCTTTGGTTTCTGGATCTACCTGATGAGCGACTGCATTATCTTCGCAACCCTGTTTGCGACCTATGCGGTTATGATGAATAGCACTGCCGGCGGCCCGGCAGGCAAAGACATCTTTGAACTGCCGTTCGTGCTGGGTGAAACCGCCCTGCTGCTGTTTAGCTCAATTACCTATGGTATGGCGGTCATCGCCATGAACCACGGTAATAAAGGTGCGGTTAACGGCTGGTTGATCCTGACTTTCCTGTTTGGGCTCGGCTTTATCGGGATGGAAATCTATGAGTTCCATCATCTGATCATGGAAGGTTATGGTCCGAATCGTAGCGGCTTCCTCTCCGGCTTCTTTACGCTGGTGGGTACCCACGGTCTGCACGTTACCTCCGGTTTGATCTGGATGCTGGTGCTGATGTATCAAGTTGCCACCCGCGGCCTGACCAGTACCAACCGTACCCGCATCATGTGCCTCAGCATGTTCTGGCACTTCCTTGATGTGGTCTGGATTTGCGTATTCACCGTTGTCTATCTGTTGGGGGCCATGTCATGA
- the cyoB gene encoding cytochrome o ubiquinol oxidase subunit I — protein MFGKLTLDAVPYHEPIIVVTVAAIILIALAGVAGITYFGKWKYLWSEWFTSIDHKKLGIMYIIVAFVMLIRGFSDAIMMRSQQVLASAGEAGFLPPHHYDQIFTAHGVIMIFFVAMPFVIGLMNIAVPLQIGARDVAFPFLNNLSFWFTAVGVILVNLSLGVGEFAQTGWLAYPPLSGAEYSPGVGVDYWIWSLQISGIGTTLTGINFFVTILKMRAPGMTMFKMPVFTWASLCTNVLIIASFPVLTVTLALLTLDRYLGFHFFTNEMGGNMMMYVNLIWVWGHPEVYILVLPVFGVFSEVVATFSKKRLFGYTSLVWATVVITILSFIVWLHHFFTMGAGANVNAFFGIMTMIIAIPTGVKIFNWLFTMYQGRIEMHSSMLWTVGFLVTFSVGGMTGVLLAVPGADFVLHNSLFLIAHFHNVIIGGVVFGCFAGVTYWFPKAFGFTLNEKWGIRAFWFWIIGFFTAFMPLYALGFMGMTRRLSQNIDPQFHPLLVVAAGGAALIALGVLCQVIQFWVSVRDREQNRDLTGDPWGGRTLEWSISSPPPFYNFAVIPEVHERDAFWEMKEKGEAYKQPAHYEEIHMPKNSGMGVVIGFFSLVFGFAAIWHIWWLVIVCFLGMIVSWIGKSFDEDVDYYVPVKEVQEIENQHFEEISKAGLK, from the coding sequence ATGTTCGGAAAACTAACACTGGATGCAGTGCCATATCATGAACCCATTATCGTGGTTACGGTTGCTGCCATCATTCTTATTGCCTTGGCGGGTGTCGCTGGCATAACTTACTTCGGTAAGTGGAAGTATCTGTGGTCAGAATGGTTCACTTCAATTGACCACAAAAAACTGGGCATCATGTATATCATCGTCGCCTTTGTGATGTTAATACGTGGTTTTTCCGATGCCATTATGATGCGTAGCCAACAGGTTCTGGCTTCCGCTGGCGAAGCGGGCTTCCTGCCGCCTCATCACTACGATCAGATCTTCACCGCCCACGGCGTGATTATGATCTTCTTCGTGGCGATGCCGTTCGTTATCGGTTTGATGAACATTGCCGTTCCGTTACAGATCGGCGCGCGCGACGTGGCATTCCCTTTCCTGAATAACCTGAGTTTCTGGTTCACCGCCGTCGGTGTGATCCTCGTTAACCTCTCTCTGGGTGTTGGCGAATTCGCACAAACTGGCTGGCTGGCCTACCCGCCGCTTTCGGGGGCGGAATATAGTCCGGGCGTTGGGGTCGATTACTGGATATGGAGTTTGCAGATTTCCGGTATCGGTACCACATTAACGGGTATTAACTTCTTCGTTACTATCCTGAAAATGCGCGCGCCTGGCATGACCATGTTTAAAATGCCGGTGTTCACTTGGGCATCGCTGTGTACTAACGTGCTGATTATCGCTTCGTTCCCGGTTCTGACCGTAACGCTGGCGCTGCTGACTCTTGACCGTTATCTGGGCTTCCATTTCTTTACCAATGAGATGGGCGGCAACATGATGATGTATGTCAACCTGATTTGGGTATGGGGTCACCCGGAAGTTTACATTTTGGTGCTGCCGGTATTTGGCGTGTTCTCCGAAGTGGTGGCAACTTTCTCGAAAAAACGTCTGTTTGGTTATACCTCGCTGGTGTGGGCAACGGTGGTTATCACCATCCTGTCCTTTATCGTTTGGTTGCACCACTTCTTCACCATGGGTGCGGGCGCCAACGTTAACGCCTTCTTTGGTATTATGACGATGATTATCGCCATCCCAACCGGCGTGAAAATCTTCAACTGGCTGTTCACCATGTACCAGGGTCGCATTGAGATGCACTCTTCTATGTTGTGGACTGTAGGCTTCCTGGTCACGTTCTCTGTTGGTGGTATGACCGGCGTTCTGCTGGCGGTACCGGGCGCTGACTTTGTGCTGCACAACAGCCTGTTCCTGATTGCGCACTTCCATAACGTCATCATCGGCGGCGTGGTATTCGGTTGTTTTGCCGGTGTGACTTACTGGTTCCCGAAAGCATTTGGTTTCACCCTGAACGAAAAATGGGGTATCCGCGCGTTCTGGTTCTGGATCATCGGTTTCTTCACCGCGTTTATGCCGCTGTACGCTTTGGGCTTTATGGGGATGACCCGTCGCCTGAGCCAGAATATTGATCCACAGTTCCATCCGTTGCTGGTTGTTGCAGCAGGCGGTGCGGCACTGATTGCGCTGGGCGTTCTCTGCCAGGTGATTCAATTCTGGGTTTCCGTTCGCGATCGCGAGCAAAACCGTGACCTGACGGGTGATCCGTGGGGTGGCCGTACGCTGGAGTGGTCAATCTCTTCACCGCCGCCGTTCTATAACTTTGCCGTGATTCCTGAAGTCCACGAACGTGATGCGTTCTGGGAAATGAAAGAAAAAGGCGAAGCCTATAAGCAACCGGCGCATTACGAAGAGATCCATATGCCGAAAAACAGCGGCATGGGCGTAGTGATCGGCTTCTTTAGCCTGGTGTTTGGTTTCGCGGCTATCTGGCATATCTGGTGGCTGGTGATCGTGTGCTTCTTGGGCATGATCGTGAGCTGGATTGGTAAAAGCTTTGACGAAGACGTTGATTACTATGTGCCGGTTAAAGAGGTACAGGAAATCGAGAATCAGCACTTTGAAGAAATTAGCAAAGCAGGTCTGAAATAA
- the cyoA gene encoding cytochrome o ubiquinol oxidase subunit II, with translation MRLRKYNKSLGILSLIAGTLLLSACDSALLNPKGQVAMEQRSLILTAFGLMLIVVIPAVLMAVVFAWKYRASNTNAKYSPNWSHSNKVEAVVWTVPILIIVFLAILTWKSTHALEPSKPLASDAKPIEIDVVALDWKWLFIYPEQGIATVNQIAFPANTPVSFKITSNSVMNSFFIPTLGSQIYAMAGMQTQLHLIANEPGTFDGISANFSGRGFSGMKFKAIATPDKAAFDQWVAKAKQAPNTLTTMDDFEKLAAPSEDHPVEYFSSANPELFKQVIDKFMANHGKMDMSGHEGMDMSEASHAGAEE, from the coding sequence ATGAGACTCAGGAAATACAATAAAAGTTTGGGGATTTTGTCATTAATTGCGGGTACTTTATTGTTAAGTGCCTGCGATAGTGCGTTGTTGAATCCCAAAGGACAGGTTGCGATGGAGCAACGCTCGTTGATACTGACGGCCTTTGGTCTGATGTTGATCGTCGTTATTCCGGCAGTCCTCATGGCAGTTGTGTTCGCATGGAAATATCGTGCTTCTAACACAAATGCGAAATACAGCCCGAACTGGTCACACTCAAATAAAGTGGAAGCCGTGGTCTGGACTGTTCCTATCTTAATCATCGTGTTTCTCGCGATTCTGACATGGAAATCAACCCATGCGCTGGAACCGAGCAAACCGCTGGCCTCGGATGCGAAGCCGATTGAGATCGATGTCGTGGCGTTGGATTGGAAGTGGTTGTTCATCTATCCGGAACAGGGAATTGCAACGGTCAACCAGATCGCATTCCCGGCGAATACTCCGGTGAGCTTCAAAATCACCTCTAACTCCGTAATGAACTCCTTCTTCATTCCTACTTTAGGTAGCCAAATCTACGCGATGGCGGGGATGCAGACTCAACTGCATTTGATCGCGAACGAGCCGGGCACCTTTGACGGTATTTCCGCTAACTTTAGCGGCCGTGGTTTCTCCGGAATGAAATTCAAAGCGATCGCCACGCCGGACAAAGCTGCATTTGACCAATGGGTAGCGAAAGCGAAGCAGGCGCCGAATACTTTAACCACTATGGATGATTTCGAAAAACTGGCTGCGCCAAGCGAAGATCACCCGGTTGAGTACTTCTCAAGTGCAAATCCTGAATTGTTTAAGCAGGTTATCGACAAATTCATGGCCAACCACGGGAAGATGGACATGTCTGGTCACGAGGGCATGGACATGAGTGAAGCCTCTCACGCGGGAGCCGAGGAATAA
- the ampG gene encoding muropeptide MFS transporter AmpG — MSSHYLRIFTQRNAALLLLLGFASGLPLALTSGTLQAWMTVEGVDLKTIGFFSLVGQAYVFKFLWSPMMDRYTPPFLGRRRGWLLISQLLLVGGIALMGTLEPARNLTLLAALAVLVAFCSASQDIVFDAWKTDVLPAEERGSGAAITVLGYRLAMLVSGGLALWLADRYLGWQATYWLMALMMVPGIIATLLAQEPTDVVARPHSLEEAVMAPLRDFFSRNNAWIILALIVLYKLGDAFAASLTTTFLIRGVGFNAGDVGLVNKTLGLLATIIGALYGGVLMQRLTLFRALMLFGVLQAISNLGYLLLSISDKHLLSMASAVFVENLCGGMGTAAFVALLMTLCNRSFSATQFALLSALSAVGRVYVGPAAGWLVELWGWPGFYAFSVVVALPGLFLLAACKHTLSYTQENGTFLPRTLWPGGYRWALRLLSAGCLLLAVWLVIFGVNASGWQLLPHALSGLFEAGMIFLVTGIVFGTVLDYFALRKAHPL; from the coding sequence ATGTCCAGCCACTATCTGCGAATTTTCACTCAACGTAACGCCGCCCTGTTATTACTATTAGGGTTCGCCTCCGGCTTACCACTGGCGCTGACCTCCGGCACTTTGCAGGCATGGATGACGGTTGAAGGCGTCGATCTCAAAACCATTGGTTTCTTTTCTCTGGTCGGTCAGGCTTACGTGTTCAAATTCCTCTGGTCGCCGATGATGGACAGGTACACACCGCCCTTTCTCGGACGGCGTCGTGGCTGGCTGCTGATTTCGCAATTGCTGTTAGTCGGCGGTATCGCGCTGATGGGAACGTTGGAGCCTGCGCGTAACCTTACGCTGCTCGCCGCGTTGGCGGTGCTGGTCGCCTTTTGTTCTGCTTCGCAAGATATTGTCTTTGATGCGTGGAAAACCGATGTGCTTCCGGCCGAAGAGCGCGGCAGCGGCGCCGCTATCACTGTGCTCGGCTATCGCCTGGCGATGCTGGTCTCCGGCGGTCTTGCGCTGTGGTTGGCCGATCGCTATCTCGGTTGGCAAGCCACTTACTGGCTAATGGCGCTAATGATGGTACCGGGGATAATCGCAACGCTTTTGGCCCAAGAGCCCACTGACGTTGTCGCGCGTCCGCACTCGCTTGAAGAAGCGGTAATGGCACCGCTGCGCGATTTTTTCTCTCGGAATAATGCCTGGATAATCCTCGCATTGATTGTGTTGTACAAACTTGGCGATGCATTCGCCGCTAGCCTAACAACCACCTTCTTAATTCGCGGCGTTGGCTTTAATGCCGGGGACGTCGGCTTGGTTAACAAAACGCTGGGGCTGCTGGCAACAATTATCGGCGCCCTGTACGGCGGTGTATTAATGCAACGCCTGACGCTGTTTCGCGCACTGATGCTGTTTGGCGTATTGCAGGCGATCTCCAATCTGGGTTACTTACTTTTATCTATTAGCGATAAACATTTGTTGAGCATGGCGAGCGCGGTTTTCGTTGAAAACTTGTGCGGTGGAATGGGCACCGCGGCGTTTGTTGCGCTGCTGATGACGCTGTGTAACCGCTCCTTTTCCGCCACACAGTTTGCCTTACTTTCCGCGTTATCGGCCGTTGGGCGCGTCTACGTTGGCCCCGCCGCAGGTTGGCTGGTCGAATTATGGGGCTGGCCAGGGTTTTATGCATTTTCGGTGGTGGTGGCGTTACCGGGGCTATTTTTGCTCGCCGCCTGTAAACATACGCTCTCTTACACTCAGGAAAACGGTACTTTCTTACCACGCACCTTGTGGCCAGGCGGTTACCGTTGGGCACTGCGTCTGCTCAGTGCTGGTTGCCTGTTATTGGCGGTCTGGCTAGTCATCTTTGGGGTGAACGCAAGCGGTTGGCAACTTCTGCCGCACGCTCTGTCGGGGCTGTTTGAGGCCGGGATGATTTTCCTGGTGACTGGCATTGTGTTCGGCACCGTGCTGGACTATTTCGCATTACGTAAAGCGCACCCACTATAG
- a CDS encoding lipoprotein has product MLKKILFPLLAAFILAGCANNSNTLDVQPKIQLPPQDPSLMGVTVSINGADQRSDQALAKVNRDNQLVTLTPSRDLRFLLQEVLEKQMTARGYMVGPNGAVDLQIVVNNLYADVTQGNVRYSITTKADISIIATAKNGNKQVKNYRQTYSVEGAFNATNQKITNAVNSTLSDVISDMAQDTSISSFIKQNAH; this is encoded by the coding sequence ATGCTAAAAAAAATACTCTTTCCGCTGCTGGCTGCCTTCATTCTGGCCGGCTGTGCAAACAACAGCAATACACTTGACGTTCAACCTAAAATTCAACTGCCGCCACAAGATCCCAGCTTGATGGGCGTGACGGTTAGCATCAATGGCGCGGACCAACGTTCCGATCAGGCATTGGCAAAAGTGAACCGCGATAACCAATTGGTTACCCTCACTCCATCGCGCGATCTGCGTTTCTTATTGCAAGAAGTATTGGAAAAGCAGATGACCGCTCGCGGTTATATGGTCGGGCCAAACGGCGCGGTTGACCTGCAGATCGTCGTAAATAATCTCTATGCCGATGTGACCCAAGGTAACGTGCGCTACAGCATCACCACTAAAGCGGATATTTCTATTATCGCCACGGCGAAAAATGGTAATAAGCAGGTGAAGAATTATCGCCAGACCTATAGCGTAGAAGGCGCATTTAACGCCACTAATCAGAAAATCACCAACGCAGTTAACTCCACGCTGAGCGATGTGATTTCCGATATGGCGCAAGACACCAGCATTAGCAGCTTTATCAAGCAAAACGCGCACTAA
- the bolA gene encoding transcriptional regulator BolA, with protein MIREQIEEKLRTAFHPVLLEVHDESYRHNVPAGSESHFKVVIVSDSFTDQRFLMRHRAIYGALAEELAGSVHALALHTYTLKEWEGLQDTVLASPNCRGAGTLA; from the coding sequence ATGATTCGCGAACAAATAGAAGAAAAGTTAAGAACGGCGTTTCACCCGGTACTGCTGGAGGTTCACGACGAAAGTTACCGCCATAATGTACCGGCTGGCTCCGAAAGCCACTTCAAAGTGGTCATCGTTAGCGACAGCTTTACGGATCAGCGTTTCCTGATGCGCCATCGAGCCATCTACGGCGCGCTGGCTGAAGAGTTGGCGGGTAGCGTTCATGCGTTGGCTTTGCATACCTACACGTTAAAAGAGTGGGAAGGTTTGCAGGATACCGTGCTGGCGTCGCCAAATTGTCGCGGCGCAGGTACGCTGGCATAA